Proteins encoded within one genomic window of Bradyrhizobium sp. CB1717:
- a CDS encoding DUF3300 domain-containing protein, with amino-acid sequence MSRCGKTLMAIALMLAMPAAAIAQTADKPATPSTQAQPATAQAPAAELLKPEQLEALVAPIALYPDELLANVLAASTYPLEVVQADRWLKERKTLKGDALKTEVDKQGWDDSVKALASTAEILSMMSDKLDWTQKLGDAFLAQQPDVMDAIQRLRNKAYDNKKLVTTKQQKVSVQSQEGKQVVVIQQADPAELYVPYYDPATVYGTWPYAEYPPYYWGYPSYIGAGVVAAGLAFGTAWAIGRWGNYWGGGFNWGNRNVYVNHRTTNIGNGWQHNPAHRQGVRYNNTNVQQRFGNNNLKAGVSDRMDFRGRDGNQVLRPNQGAGDRAGDRAGDRGDRGGPGDRAGNRGDRPGAGDRPSAGTRDRPGGGDRAGAGDRAKGGGDRAKGGGDRAKAANRAGGGAANRGGGNRGGAMNVSSGRSAAAASARGRSSMASMPRGGGGGPSFAGRGGGGGMAMRGGGGGGFGGGGRGGGGGRRSDIALKHDIALLGHLGNGLGYYRFSYIGSDKAYVGVMAQEVESVMPAAVTRGSDGYLRVHYEKLGLKFRTYSDWLAGGAKVPAEIVP; translated from the coding sequence ATGTCTCGCTGCGGCAAGACCCTGATGGCAATTGCGCTGATGCTGGCGATGCCGGCTGCGGCAATTGCGCAGACGGCGGACAAGCCGGCGACGCCGAGCACGCAGGCGCAGCCTGCAACCGCGCAAGCACCGGCCGCCGAGCTGTTGAAGCCGGAACAGCTCGAAGCCTTGGTTGCACCGATTGCGCTCTATCCCGACGAGCTGCTCGCCAACGTTTTGGCCGCTTCGACCTATCCGCTCGAAGTGGTGCAGGCCGACCGCTGGCTGAAGGAACGCAAGACGCTGAAGGGGGATGCGCTGAAGACCGAGGTCGACAAGCAGGGCTGGGACGACAGCGTCAAGGCGCTCGCGAGCACGGCCGAAATTCTTTCCATGATGAGCGACAAGCTCGACTGGACCCAGAAGCTGGGTGACGCCTTTCTCGCCCAGCAGCCCGACGTGATGGATGCGATCCAGCGCCTGCGCAACAAGGCCTACGACAACAAGAAGCTGGTCACCACCAAGCAGCAGAAGGTCAGCGTCCAGTCGCAGGAAGGCAAGCAGGTGGTCGTCATCCAGCAGGCCGATCCTGCGGAGTTGTACGTGCCGTATTACGATCCCGCGACGGTCTACGGCACCTGGCCTTACGCAGAATATCCGCCGTATTACTGGGGCTATCCCTCGTACATCGGCGCCGGCGTGGTTGCCGCCGGGCTCGCCTTCGGCACGGCGTGGGCGATCGGACGCTGGGGCAATTACTGGGGCGGCGGCTTCAACTGGGGCAACCGCAACGTCTACGTCAATCATCGCACCACCAACATCGGCAATGGCTGGCAGCACAATCCGGCGCATCGCCAGGGCGTACGCTACAACAACACCAATGTTCAGCAGCGCTTCGGCAACAACAATCTGAAGGCCGGCGTATCGGACCGGATGGATTTCCGCGGCCGCGACGGCAACCAGGTGCTGCGTCCGAACCAGGGTGCCGGAGACCGCGCGGGCGATCGTGCAGGCGATCGCGGCGATCGTGGCGGACCCGGCGATCGCGCCGGCAATCGCGGCGATCGTCCGGGTGCCGGGGATCGCCCCAGTGCAGGGACGCGCGACCGGCCCGGCGGCGGCGATCGTGCCGGTGCCGGTGACCGCGCCAAAGGCGGGGGTGACCGCGCCAAGGGTGGCGGAGATCGTGCAAAGGCTGCGAACCGTGCCGGCGGCGGTGCGGCCAATCGTGGCGGCGGCAATCGCGGCGGCGCGATGAACGTCTCCTCCGGTCGGTCGGCGGCCGCGGCGTCGGCGCGCGGTCGCTCCAGCATGGCGAGCATGCCGCGCGGTGGCGGCGGCGGGCCGAGCTTTGCCGGACGCGGCGGCGGAGGCGGAATGGCGATGCGTGGTGGTGGAGGTGGCGGCTTTGGAGGAGGCGGACGCGGCGGCGGCGGTGGCCGGCGCTCGGATATCGCACTGAAGCACGACATCGCGCTGCTCGGCCATCTCGGCAACGGCCTCGGCTATTATCGCTTCAGCTATATCGGTAGCGACAAGGCCTATGTCGGCGTCATGGCGCAGGAGGTCGAAAGCGTGATGCCGGCGGCGGTGACCCGCGGCAGCGACGGCTATCTGCGCGTCCATTACGAAAAGCTTGGTCTGAAATTCCGCACCTACAGCGATTGGCTCGCCGGCGGCGCGAAGGTCCCCGCGGAGATCGTGCCATGA
- a CDS encoding ABC transporter substrate-binding protein, which translates to MRRREFMALLGAAAVFPVTAQGQERAPWQSMPSVGVLTGNVAGDPGAQMRVDAFQQGLADRGWIANQNYRLEIRWPGPDPARQKLEALELVATTPDVLFATSTGTTRALREATQRIPIVFVGLSDPVGTGLVANLARPTGNLTGFSLYEHSMSGKWLSLLKDMVPGMSHAAVLFNPDSAPYAPFYIEAAHQMESRLGMKITGASVRTGADIAGVIEAAARNGAGLVVLPDGGFFGAQSAMTIPLLAQRRVPAIFAVRFYAANGGLMSYGADLTQQFRDGAGYVDRILRGADIRTLPVQFASKFELVINMKAANALGLAIPSRLLMEAELIE; encoded by the coding sequence ATGAGACGCCGTGAGTTCATGGCTCTGCTTGGCGCTGCGGCTGTGTTTCCAGTCACCGCGCAAGGGCAGGAAAGGGCACCGTGGCAGTCGATGCCTTCGGTGGGGGTGTTGACCGGCAATGTTGCGGGCGATCCCGGTGCCCAGATGCGGGTCGATGCGTTCCAGCAGGGGCTGGCCGATCGCGGCTGGATTGCCAACCAGAATTATCGGCTCGAAATACGCTGGCCGGGTCCCGATCCGGCGCGGCAGAAACTGGAGGCGCTCGAGCTCGTCGCCACCACGCCGGACGTCTTGTTTGCGACCAGCACGGGCACGACCCGGGCACTGCGCGAGGCGACCCAGCGGATTCCGATCGTCTTCGTCGGGCTCTCCGATCCGGTCGGGACCGGTCTGGTCGCCAATCTGGCGCGACCGACCGGCAACCTGACCGGCTTCTCGCTCTACGAGCACTCGATGAGCGGGAAGTGGCTCAGCCTGCTCAAGGACATGGTGCCGGGCATGAGTCATGCCGCGGTTCTGTTCAATCCGGACTCGGCACCCTATGCGCCATTCTACATCGAGGCCGCGCACCAGATGGAAAGCCGTCTCGGCATGAAGATTACTGGGGCGAGCGTTCGGACCGGAGCCGACATCGCGGGAGTGATCGAGGCGGCGGCACGCAATGGAGCCGGCCTTGTCGTGTTGCCGGACGGCGGCTTCTTCGGCGCACAGAGCGCGATGACGATTCCCTTGCTGGCACAGCGCCGGGTGCCGGCGATTTTCGCGGTCCGCTTCTACGCCGCCAATGGCGGCCTGATGTCATACGGTGCCGATCTGACCCAGCAGTTTCGCGATGGTGCCGGTTATGTCGATCGCATCCTGCGAGGGGCAGACATCCGCACACTCCCGGTGCAATTCGCCAGCAAGTTCGAGCTCGTCATCAACATGAAAGCCGCCAATGCGCTTGGGTTGGCGATACCAAGCCGGCTCCTGATGGAGGCCGAGCTGATCGAGTGA
- a CDS encoding HAMP domain-containing sensor histidine kinase, with protein sequence MSSDPVRSWPAVLFCLGLFVAACMSPDQASGVERSLRGELKRVLLLHSFGREFRPWSEYARDIKAELERQSPWALDIQEHALLTARFNNPGPEAPFVEYLQSLYQGALPDIVLTIGAPAARFAQRYRARLFPNTPLILSAVEYRLIDRADLTDNDVVVAIRNDFTAAFANILQLLPDTRAVAIVIGASPLEKFWMEEVKRELKPMGERLELIWYSNLSFEEILKRASSLPPHTVLFWGLMSVDAAGIVHESDIALRSLHAVANAPIFSYQDPFFGGSTVGGPMHSVAETSSRTVSVALRVLGGAKPSSINYEPLGFAAPRYDWRELQRWGISESRLPPGSEILFREPNIWERYRWQMLMISAVFLVQAGLISGLLHERRRRRLAEVESRQRLAELAHVNRYSAVGELTTSIAHELNQPLGSILTNAETAELMLRAAPPDIDEIRQILADIRRDDQRASEVIRRLRSVLKKTPFEVRDIELNDTVREAIGLVSAVADGRRIALAYMPLLADLHVKGDPVQLQQVVLNLIINAMDAVSDADMKKRDIAVSTMRAGNQAEIRISDTGPGIASADLANVFNPFFTTKPQGMGMGLAIVKTIIEAHHGTIAAENQPSGGALFTIRLPLIR encoded by the coding sequence ATGTCCTCTGACCCGGTCAGGTCGTGGCCTGCCGTGCTGTTCTGCCTGGGCCTGTTCGTCGCCGCGTGCATGTCGCCAGATCAGGCAAGTGGCGTCGAGCGAAGCCTGCGCGGCGAGCTCAAGCGCGTGCTTTTGCTGCATTCGTTTGGCCGCGAGTTTCGGCCGTGGAGCGAATACGCACGCGACATCAAGGCCGAGCTCGAGCGGCAATCGCCGTGGGCACTCGACATACAGGAGCATGCGCTGCTCACGGCGCGGTTCAATAATCCTGGTCCCGAGGCGCCCTTCGTCGAGTATCTGCAATCGCTCTACCAGGGAGCGTTGCCCGATATCGTGTTGACCATTGGCGCACCTGCCGCCCGGTTCGCGCAGAGATACCGCGCAAGATTGTTCCCCAACACGCCGTTGATTCTTTCCGCGGTCGAGTACCGGCTGATCGACCGTGCCGATCTCACCGACAACGACGTGGTCGTGGCGATCCGCAACGATTTCACGGCCGCATTCGCCAACATCCTTCAGCTGCTGCCGGACACCAGGGCGGTCGCGATCGTGATCGGTGCCTCGCCGCTGGAGAAATTCTGGATGGAGGAGGTGAAACGCGAGCTGAAGCCCATGGGCGAGCGGCTGGAGCTGATCTGGTATTCTAACCTGTCATTCGAGGAAATCCTGAAACGTGCATCGAGTCTTCCCCCGCACACGGTGCTGTTCTGGGGGCTGATGTCGGTCGACGCAGCCGGGATCGTCCACGAGAGCGACATCGCCCTGCGCAGCCTGCACGCGGTTGCGAATGCGCCGATCTTTTCCTACCAGGACCCGTTCTTCGGGGGCAGCACCGTCGGCGGCCCCATGCATTCGGTCGCGGAAACGAGTTCGAGGACCGTCAGCGTCGCACTGCGCGTTCTCGGAGGCGCAAAACCTTCGAGCATTAATTATGAGCCGCTCGGCTTCGCGGCGCCGCGCTATGATTGGCGCGAATTGCAGCGCTGGGGCATCAGCGAGAGCCGCTTGCCTCCCGGCAGCGAAATCCTGTTTCGCGAACCGAACATCTGGGAGCGCTATCGCTGGCAGATGCTGATGATCTCGGCCGTATTCCTGGTGCAGGCCGGGCTCATCAGCGGGCTGCTGCATGAGCGTCGCCGCCGCCGGCTCGCCGAAGTGGAATCGCGCCAGCGGCTGGCGGAACTCGCCCACGTGAACCGGTACTCGGCCGTCGGCGAGCTGACGACCTCCATTGCGCATGAATTGAACCAGCCGCTCGGATCCATCCTGACCAACGCCGAGACGGCGGAGCTCATGCTCAGGGCCGCTCCGCCCGATATCGACGAGATCCGGCAGATCCTCGCCGACATCAGACGGGATGACCAGCGGGCGAGCGAGGTGATCCGCAGGCTGCGCAGCGTCCTGAAGAAGACCCCGTTCGAGGTCAGGGATATCGAGCTGAACGACACGGTGCGGGAGGCGATCGGGCTGGTGAGCGCCGTCGCCGATGGACGCCGCATCGCCCTGGCCTACATGCCCTTGCTCGCGGATTTGCACGTCAAGGGCGATCCCGTGCAGCTTCAGCAGGTCGTGCTCAATTTGATCATCAATGCGATGGATGCAGTCTCGGACGCCGACATGAAAAAGCGCGACATCGCCGTGTCGACCATGCGGGCCGGCAACCAGGCCGAGATCAGGATTTCCGACACCGGTCCAGGCATTGCTTCCGCGGATCTCGCAAACGTCTTCAATCCGTTCTTCACGACCAAGCCGCAAGGAATGGGAATGGGACTTGCGATCGTGAAGACCATCATCGAGGCCCATCACGGCACGATCGCCGCTGAGAACCAGCCGTCGGGCGGAGCCCTGTTCACGATCAGGCTGCCGCTCATTCGCTGA
- a CDS encoding HlyD family secretion protein, translated as MFELLICSLVTILPDYLYRRYVQGKRFGKEITFFSVWYELRWGITGCLMLTVSLITMIFYFHPSTSSATLYFRTVPILPEGSGRVAEVKVGFSAPVKKGDVLFTLDSSKQQAAVETAKRKVAEVDATMQTAQADVVKAEAQIGEAKANYQQAKDELEVKSELQRRNPGIVPQRDIEKLQVLVDQRQAGVDAANAAKQSASLQISTLLPAQKSSAEAALDQAQVDLDKTLVRAGVDGRVEQFLVRPGDVVNQLMRPAGVLIPEEAGRKVLQAGFGQIEAQVMQTGMVAEATCISKPWVIIPMVITTVQDYIAAGQFRSGEQLLEAQNAVKPGTILVFMEPLYKGGLEGVTPGSSCIVNAYTSNHEEISAKDTPTSRKIVLHVVDGVGLVHALLLRIQALLLPIQTLVLSGH; from the coding sequence ATGTTTGAGCTCCTGATCTGCTCCCTCGTGACGATCCTGCCCGACTACCTCTACCGCCGTTACGTCCAGGGCAAGCGCTTCGGCAAGGAGATCACCTTCTTCTCGGTCTGGTACGAGCTGCGCTGGGGCATCACCGGCTGCCTGATGCTGACGGTGTCGCTGATCACGATGATCTTCTACTTCCACCCGTCGACGTCGTCGGCGACGCTGTACTTCCGCACGGTGCCCATCCTTCCCGAAGGCTCGGGGCGTGTTGCCGAGGTCAAGGTCGGCTTCAGCGCGCCGGTCAAGAAGGGCGACGTACTGTTTACGCTCGACAGCTCGAAGCAGCAGGCCGCGGTTGAAACCGCCAAGCGCAAGGTTGCCGAGGTCGATGCCACCATGCAGACGGCGCAGGCCGACGTGGTCAAGGCCGAGGCGCAGATCGGGGAGGCGAAGGCCAACTACCAGCAGGCCAAGGACGAGCTCGAGGTCAAGAGCGAGCTGCAGCGCCGCAACCCCGGCATCGTGCCGCAGCGTGACATCGAAAAGCTCCAGGTCCTGGTCGATCAGCGCCAGGCCGGAGTCGATGCCGCAAATGCCGCGAAGCAATCCGCGTCCTTGCAGATATCCACGCTGCTGCCGGCGCAGAAATCCAGCGCCGAGGCCGCGCTCGACCAGGCCCAGGTCGATCTCGACAAGACTCTCGTCCGGGCCGGTGTTGACGGGCGGGTCGAGCAGTTCCTGGTTCGCCCCGGCGACGTCGTCAACCAGCTGATGCGCCCGGCCGGCGTCCTGATTCCGGAAGAGGCTGGCCGAAAGGTTCTCCAGGCCGGCTTCGGCCAGATCGAGGCGCAGGTGATGCAGACCGGCATGGTGGCGGAGGCGACCTGCATTTCCAAACCGTGGGTGATCATCCCGATGGTGATCACGACCGTGCAGGACTACATCGCAGCCGGGCAATTCCGGTCCGGCGAGCAATTGCTGGAAGCGCAGAACGCGGTGAAGCCCGGCACCATCTTGGTGTTCATGGAGCCGCTCTACAAGGGCGGGCTCGAGGGCGTGACGCCGGGCTCGAGCTGCATCGTCAATGCCTACACCAGCAACCACGAGGAAATCTCCGCCAAGGATACGCCGACCAGCCGGAAGATCGTGCTGCACGTCGTGGACGGGGTCGGCCTCGTGCATGCGCTGCTGCTGCGCATCCAGGCGCTGTTGCTGCCGATCCAGACACTCGTGCTGAGTGGCCATTGA
- the ppk2 gene encoding polyphosphate kinase 2 → MAKDDSAGRMKRKDYEKELEKLQVELCHLQDWVRAQKLKVIIIFEGRDAAGKGGTIKALTEKVSPRVFRVCALPAPSDRQKSQLFLQRYIEQYPAGGEIVIFDRSWYNRAGVEYVMGFCSPAEHKRFLELCPTVEKFAVDAGIILIKLWLEVGMEEQERRFMARIEDPLRQWKLSPMDTESFGRWYDYSRARDMMFEATDTKHAPWRLIRSDDKRRARLNVISHILRTIPYKKVKRDKVKLPSRSNKGRYNDQASLRGLKFVEERY, encoded by the coding sequence ATGGCCAAGGACGATTCTGCCGGGCGGATGAAGCGGAAGGACTACGAGAAGGAGCTCGAAAAGCTCCAGGTCGAGCTGTGCCATCTCCAGGACTGGGTCAGAGCCCAGAAGCTGAAGGTGATCATCATCTTCGAGGGCCGCGACGCCGCCGGCAAGGGCGGCACCATCAAGGCATTGACCGAAAAGGTCAGCCCGCGCGTCTTCCGCGTCTGCGCCCTGCCCGCGCCATCCGACCGGCAGAAATCCCAGCTGTTCCTGCAGCGCTATATCGAGCAATACCCGGCGGGCGGCGAAATCGTGATCTTCGACCGCAGCTGGTACAACCGCGCCGGCGTCGAATATGTCATGGGCTTCTGCTCGCCGGCCGAGCACAAGCGTTTCCTGGAATTGTGTCCGACGGTCGAGAAATTCGCCGTCGACGCCGGCATCATCCTGATCAAGCTCTGGCTCGAGGTCGGGATGGAGGAGCAGGAACGCCGCTTCATGGCGCGGATCGAGGATCCGCTGCGGCAGTGGAAGCTGAGCCCGATGGACACGGAATCGTTCGGACGCTGGTACGATTATTCGCGCGCGCGCGACATGATGTTCGAGGCGACCGATACCAAACATGCGCCTTGGCGACTGATCCGCTCCGACGACAAGCGGCGCGCGCGGCTCAACGTCATCTCGCACATCCTGAGAACGATCCCTTACAAGAAGGTCAAGCGCGATAAGGTCAAGCTGCCGTCGCGGTCGAACAAGGGACGCTACAACGACCAGGCAAGCCTGCGCGGATTGAAGTTCGTCGAGGAACGGTACTGA
- a CDS encoding dienelactone hydrolase family protein, protein MRFDLPALRRLLAGVLLLLAGLVAPARAEDDIRIQEEIWALPLPLPMFAYLVRPVGDGPFPLVIMNHGVSLNPTDRSFFPLVEFRDAAKWFAKRGHLVVAPVGSGYGAQAIDIPERAIYGPFFSKVGKCTNPNFHDAGLAVAQVDLWIIDHLAAEKRIIPKDVIVVGQSAGGWASIALSSVNPPQVKAIITFAAGRGGRVGGKPNNNCAPDKLVEATADFGRTSRVPMLWIYIENDTFFGPDLSKRMHAAFTAAGGRAEYHLMPPFGSEGHFFIGSPDAIPLWSPLVTKFLEAQK, encoded by the coding sequence ATGCGCTTTGATCTCCCCGCACTCCGTCGCCTCCTTGCAGGCGTCCTGCTCCTTCTCGCCGGGCTCGTGGCACCTGCCCGTGCCGAGGACGACATCCGCATCCAGGAGGAGATCTGGGCGCTGCCGCTGCCGCTGCCAATGTTCGCTTATCTGGTGCGCCCCGTCGGTGACGGCCCCTTCCCGCTAGTGATCATGAATCACGGTGTCTCACTCAACCCGACCGACAGGAGCTTTTTTCCGCTGGTCGAATTCCGTGACGCCGCCAAATGGTTCGCAAAACGCGGCCATCTCGTGGTGGCACCGGTCGGCAGCGGGTATGGCGCGCAGGCGATCGACATTCCCGAACGTGCGATCTATGGGCCGTTCTTCTCCAAAGTCGGCAAGTGCACCAATCCGAACTTTCATGATGCGGGCCTAGCGGTCGCGCAGGTCGATCTGTGGATCATCGACCACCTGGCGGCCGAGAAGCGCATCATTCCAAAGGACGTGATCGTGGTCGGACAGTCCGCCGGCGGCTGGGCTTCCATCGCCCTGTCGAGCGTCAATCCACCGCAAGTGAAGGCCATCATCACCTTCGCTGCCGGCCGAGGCGGCCGGGTCGGCGGCAAGCCCAACAACAATTGCGCGCCGGACAAGCTGGTCGAGGCGACCGCGGATTTCGGCCGTACCTCGCGGGTGCCGATGCTGTGGATCTACATCGAGAACGACACGTTCTTCGGGCCCGACCTGTCGAAGCGCATGCATGCGGCGTTCACCGCCGCCGGCGGCCGCGCCGAATATCATCTGATGCCGCCATTCGGCAGCGAAGGGCATTTCTTCATCGGCTCGCCGGATGCGATCCCGCTCTGGTCGCCGCTGGTGACAAAATTTCTCGAGGCACAGAAGTAG
- a CDS encoding invasion associated locus B family protein: protein MFTIRDHICGVLVSALVGLATYPAIASPKATPADKPPEVATRGQREAKDISYGDWQKLCFKAGGAPMLCRTTITGTFPTGQVAVRVDLIEREGTPTARLQLFVPIGMYLQRPPKLSVDPGSSFSVPYNWCLTNICIAADVVPSGIVEEMESAKTMALEVVDSNLLALTTLVPLAQFGSVHKGAPTKMLEQYVDE from the coding sequence ATGTTCACCATCCGTGATCATATCTGTGGCGTGCTGGTTAGCGCCCTCGTCGGGCTTGCGACATATCCTGCCATCGCCTCGCCGAAAGCCACACCGGCCGATAAACCACCCGAGGTGGCCACACGCGGCCAGCGCGAAGCCAAGGACATCAGCTACGGTGACTGGCAGAAGCTCTGCTTCAAGGCCGGCGGCGCGCCGATGCTGTGCCGGACGACCATCACCGGGACATTCCCGACCGGGCAGGTAGCTGTGCGCGTCGACCTGATCGAACGCGAGGGCACCCCGACGGCCCGGCTGCAACTTTTCGTGCCTATCGGAATGTACCTGCAGCGGCCGCCCAAGCTGTCCGTCGACCCCGGCAGCAGCTTTAGCGTCCCCTACAACTGGTGCCTGACCAACATCTGCATCGCGGCTGACGTCGTCCCATCCGGGATCGTCGAGGAAATGGAGTCGGCAAAGACAATGGCGCTCGAGGTTGTCGATTCGAACCTGCTGGCGCTGACGACCCTCGTGCCGCTGGCGCAGTTCGGCTCGGTCCACAAAGGTGCGCCCACGAAAATGCTGGAACAGTATGTCGACGAATGA
- a CDS encoding response regulator — MNRLLRAHGFAVTLFDSAEALLEHGGFDKAICIVIDINLDGKSGVELRRKLAEEGVTAPVIYVTGNDSPVNRSAAVASGCVAYLTKPFTAQSLIDSVTRAAAA, encoded by the coding sequence ATGAACAGGCTGCTGCGCGCGCACGGATTCGCCGTGACGCTGTTCGATTCCGCGGAGGCCCTGCTTGAACACGGCGGCTTCGACAAGGCGATCTGCATCGTCATCGACATCAATCTCGACGGCAAGTCGGGCGTCGAGCTGCGCCGCAAGCTGGCGGAGGAGGGCGTCACGGCGCCAGTGATCTACGTTACCGGCAATGACAGCCCGGTGAACCGTAGTGCCGCGGTTGCGTCGGGCTGCGTCGCCTATCTGACAAAGCCGTTCACGGCGCAGTCATTGATCGATTCGGTCACGCGCGCGGCTGCGGCCTAG
- a CDS encoding response regulator transcription factor, whose protein sequence is MPGLVHVVDDDASFRTAIERRLKLAGYDVKTYASAQDLLDAAPDDEQPGCILLDVRIPGLSGPELQSRLIAAGSNLPIIFLTGHADTPTTVQAIKAGAEDFLTKPVSSELLLDAIARALARQDAARSQRGKLEAFRAHLATLTQRERQVFDLIVRGKINKQIAYELGTTERTVKAHRHQVMEKMRVHSLAELVSIAERLGMLDSNSG, encoded by the coding sequence GTGCCCGGCCTTGTCCACGTGGTCGATGACGACGCATCGTTCCGGACGGCGATCGAGCGCCGGCTGAAGCTTGCCGGTTATGACGTCAAAACCTACGCATCGGCGCAGGATCTCCTGGACGCGGCGCCAGACGACGAGCAGCCGGGATGCATCCTGCTCGACGTGCGCATACCGGGCTTGAGCGGTCCTGAACTGCAAAGTCGCCTGATCGCCGCGGGCTCGAATTTGCCGATCATATTCCTGACGGGGCACGCCGACACGCCGACGACCGTGCAGGCCATCAAGGCGGGAGCGGAAGACTTCCTGACCAAACCGGTTTCGTCGGAGCTGTTGCTCGATGCGATCGCGCGTGCACTGGCGAGGCAAGATGCCGCGCGCAGCCAACGCGGCAAGCTCGAAGCATTTCGCGCGCACCTTGCAACGCTGACGCAGCGCGAACGGCAGGTGTTCGATCTCATCGTCCGCGGCAAGATCAACAAGCAGATCGCTTACGAGCTGGGGACGACCGAGCGGACCGTGAAAGCGCATCGCCATCAGGTGATGGAGAAGATGCGGGTTCATTCGCTTGCCGAGCTCGTTTCGATCGCGGAGCGGCTTGGAATGCTGGATTCGAATAGCGGTTAG
- a CDS encoding helix-turn-helix domain-containing protein → MFVRITTDSALRPNSLRDLGMTSDSNALVSLIEFSYKKGTEIYGEKEPAEYVYQVKSGAVRSYKLLSDGRRQIGAFHLTSDIFGLENGYEHRFTTEAIVDTTVRLVRRESLEMVAESDAMVARNLLSMTTTNLQHAEDHMLLLGRKTSLERVAAFLLEMDKRLTAAGVLALPMSRRDIADYLGLTLETVSRALSRLHELGILGFIGNTQRQIVLLDRNQLASLDLQP, encoded by the coding sequence ATGTTCGTTCGCATCACCACTGATTCCGCGCTGCGCCCCAACTCCCTTCGCGACCTCGGCATGACAAGCGATTCAAATGCGCTCGTCAGTTTAATCGAATTTTCCTACAAGAAGGGCACCGAGATCTATGGCGAGAAAGAACCCGCCGAATATGTCTACCAGGTCAAGTCTGGTGCGGTGCGGAGCTACAAGCTGCTGTCGGATGGCCGCAGGCAGATCGGCGCGTTTCACCTGACCAGCGATATTTTCGGGTTGGAGAACGGATACGAGCACCGCTTCACCACGGAGGCGATCGTCGACACCACGGTGCGCCTCGTGAGGCGGGAGAGCCTCGAGATGGTGGCCGAGAGCGATGCCATGGTTGCAAGAAACCTGCTCAGCATGACCACGACCAATCTCCAGCACGCCGAAGATCACATGCTGCTGCTCGGCCGCAAGACCTCGCTGGAACGGGTCGCGGCTTTCCTGCTGGAAATGGACAAGAGGCTGACCGCTGCGGGTGTCCTCGCGCTGCCGATGTCACGGCGCGATATCGCCGATTATCTCGGCCTGACGCTGGAAACCGTCTCGCGCGCGCTCTCGCGGCTGCATGAGCTCGGCATCCTCGGCTTCATCGGCAACACCCAGCGCCAGATCGTGCTCCTGGACCGGAACCAGCTCGCCAGCCTCGATCTTCAGCCCTGA
- a CDS encoding potassium channel family protein: MLLQVLVSALVSAINIGIHALATVGAVSIARTAGLRLTDGPRLHLMGVMVATATALSVAHTLEVLVWACTYWFVQAAPAGSDLLYFAFVNYTTLGYGDITPVPEWRLIGPLTAMNGILLFGWSAAILFEVLRKTMEHLEAIARFPGKTGQ, translated from the coding sequence ATGCTGCTTCAAGTCCTCGTCAGCGCGCTGGTCAGCGCGATCAATATCGGGATCCACGCGCTAGCGACCGTCGGTGCCGTATCGATCGCGCGAACGGCCGGCCTGAGGCTGACCGATGGTCCGCGACTGCATTTGATGGGGGTGATGGTCGCAACGGCCACAGCGCTGAGTGTTGCGCACACCTTGGAGGTCCTGGTCTGGGCCTGCACGTATTGGTTCGTCCAGGCCGCGCCGGCGGGAAGTGACCTCTTGTATTTCGCCTTCGTGAACTACACCACGCTCGGCTATGGCGACATCACGCCGGTGCCCGAATGGCGGCTGATCGGGCCGTTGACGGCCATGAACGGCATCCTGCTGTTCGGCTGGTCGGCGGCCATCCTGTTCGAGGTCCTGCGCAAAACGATGGAGCATCTCGAAGCGATCGCGCGGTTCCCGGGCAAGACAGGACAATGA